One Miscanthus floridulus cultivar M001 chromosome 11, ASM1932011v1, whole genome shotgun sequence DNA window includes the following coding sequences:
- the LOC136492061 gene encoding uncharacterized protein translates to MPFPTFSGDHPKIWINKCNNYFTMYSIPESLWVTATTMYLQDNAAMWWEAYKLSTPTVNWQTFCQDIQSKFGNDDYRTALADLIALRQTGTVEDYTAQFHALQYKITMHSAKHDELYFATQYVAGAEATDSIKLKATVKNKTMLILVDTGSSHSFVSSQFANLTKLTISPIPVQKVKMANGQWLTTCRQVKNLTWYIQGHSFSKDMIVLDMLPYDAILGYDWLKQYSPMTYDWQAKTLQFQHQGTSILLKGIPSPSPEITPMTAKQVYKSSKGNDIWGFVVLAAAHANQHQVNHSSTVPDSLQLLLTQYADVFQDPKQLPPARSYDHAIPLTPDAVPINSGPYHYSPQHKTEIERQGVIG, encoded by the exons ATGCCATTTCCCACATTTTCTGGTGACCACCCCAAGATATGGATCAACAAATGCAACAACTACTTCACCATGTACTCCATCCCTGAGAGTTTATGGGTTACTGCTACAACAATGTATTTACAAGACAATGCTGCAATGTGGTGGGAAGCATACAAGCTGAGTACTCCTACTGTCAATTGGCAAACTTTTTGCCAGGACATTCAGTCCAAGTTTGGAAATGATGACTATAGAACTGCTCTAGCAGATCTGATTGCTTTGAGGCAAACTGGAACAGTAGAGGATTATACAGCCCAATTCCATGCACTACAGTACAAGATCACAATGCACAGTGCCAAGCATGATGAGTTGTACTTTGCTACACAATATGTTGCTG GTGCAGAAGCTACTGATTCCATCAAGCTGAAAGCAACTGTCAAGAACAAGACTATGCTGATACTGGTGGACACAGGAAGTTCCCACAGTTTTGTGAGCTCTCAGTTTGCCAACTTGACCAAATTGACCATTTCTCCTATTCCAGTGCAAAAGGTGAAGATGGCCAATGGTCAATGGCTGACAACATGCAGACAGGTCAAAAATCTAACTTGGTATATCCAGGGACATTCCTTTTCAAAGGACATGATTGTGCTTGATATGTTACCATATGACGCCATTTTGGGCTATGACTGGCTGAAACAGTACAGTCCAATGACTTATGATTGGCAAGCCAAAACCCTCCAATTCCAGCATCAGGGCACTAGTATTTTACTCAAGGGCATTCCATCACCAAGTCCAGAGATCACACCAATGACAGCAAAACAAGTTTACAAGAGCTCCAAAGGCAATGACATTTGGGGTTTTGTGGTGTTGGCAGCAGCTCATGCCAATCAACATCAAGTCAACCACAGTAGCACTGTTCCAGATAGCTTACAGCTTCTGTTAACTCAGTATGCAGATGTTTTCCAGGATCCCAAACAGCTTCCACCAGCAAGAAGTTATGACCATGCCATACCACTCACTCCTGATGCAGTACCAATTAACTCTGGACCTTATCATTACTCTCCACAGCATAAGACAGAAATAGAAAGACAAGGAGTTATTGGATAA
- the LOC136494421 gene encoding protein root UVB sensitive 2, chloroplastic-like has translation MNILERIRGGGDRAAATEPPPPQPVCWVEISESVSRLCSFDAAGSGGGSISVKVIQDSRPIHDKVVDSFLNKFFPSGYPYSVNEGYLTYTRFRALQHFSSAMLHVLSTQVCDLPQLKQLL, from the exons ATGAACATACTC GAGAGGATACGTGGAGGTGGCGACAGGGCGGCCGCCACGGAGCCGCCGCCCCCGCAGCCGGTGTGCTGGGTGGAGATTTCGGAGTCCGTCTCACGGCTCTGCAGCTTCGACGCCGCTGGTAGTGGTGGCGGCAGCATCTCT GTAAAAGTTATTCAGGATTCTAGACCTATACATGATAAAGTTGTTGATTCTTTCTTGAACAAGTTTTTTCCATCAGGTTATCCATACAG TGTGAATGAGGGTTACTTAACTTATACCAGATTCCGAGCACTACAGCATTTCTCTAGTGCTATGCTACATGTGCTGTCAACACAG GTTTGCGACCTACCCCAGCTCAAGCAACTGCTTTAA
- the LOC136490952 gene encoding inositol phosphorylceramide glucuronosyltransferase 1-like isoform X2, with translation MRSPALLAAALVAAALLAAGAGVGIAAAATEEAYVTLLYGDEFVLGVRVLGKSLRDTGTRRDMVVLVSDGVSEYSRKLLQADGWIVNRITLLANPNQVRPKRFWGVYTKLKIFNMTSYKKVVYLDADTIVVKSIEDLFKCGKFCGNLKHSERMNSGVMVVEPSATLFNDMINKVGQLPSYTGGDQGFLNSYYSDFANSRVYEPDSPLTPEPETQRLSTLYNADVGLYMLANKWMVDEKELRIIHYTLGPLKPWDWFTVWLVKPVETWQDIRQKLEESLPGTGGGRNPHDQLVVKILFILPFCLLLFGYYQSCFQTNKELISIRSLCAFARRARHKYKSEESLPSYSVLSNGHSKLPSYFGAIAVLVCFMSAGFSLAFAFIIIPRQVMPWTGLLLMLEWTFVAFFLLFGSYLRFVYRWGSISANHVGFSNSDASENHMGPGHQRNMSDCDMDATFYWIGMATIATITVLLPTILGITALFTKLGLMVAGGIVLASFMTYAAEHLAISAFNKGQKDRNASRTRSFCF, from the exons ATGCGGTCGCCGGCCCTCCTGGCCGCCGCCCTCGTCGCGGCGGCGCTCCTCGCTGCCGGTGCCGGGGTCGGGATCGCGGCGGCCGCGACGGAGGAGGCCTACGTCACGCTGCTGTACGGCGACGAGTTCGTGCTCGGCGTGCGCGTCCTGGGGAAGTCCCTCCGCGACACCGGCACGCGGCGCGACATGGTCGTGCTCGTCTCCGACGGCGTCTCCGAGTACTCGCGGAAGCTCCTCCAG GCAGATGGTTGGATTGTGAATCGTATAACATTACTGGCTAATCCTAATCAAGTTAGGCCAAAGAGGTTTTGGGGTGTCTACACCAAGCTAAAGATATTTAACATGACAAGCTACAAAAAAG TTGTTTACCTTGATGCAGATACTATAGTTGTGAAAAGTATCGAGGATCTTTTCAAGTGTGGCAAGTTTTGTGGAAACCTGAAGCATTCTGAAAGAATGAATTCCGGTGTGATGGTTGTTGAACCTTCTGCAACTCTTTTCAATGATATGATCAACAAAGTGGGTCAATTGCCTTCTTACACTGGAG GGGACCAAGGTTTTCTAAATTCATATTATTCTGATTTTGCCAACTCCCGTGTCTATGAGCCAGACTCGCCTTTAACTCCTGAACCGGAGACACAACGCCTTTCTACCTTGTATAATGCTGATGTTGGTCTTTACATGCTAGCAAACAAG TGGATGGTTGATGAAAAGGAATTAAGAATCATCCATTACACGCTGGGTCCCCTAAAACCCTGGGACTGGTTCACAGTGTGGCTTGTAAAACCTGTTGAAACATGGCAG GATATTAGGCAAAAACTTGAAGAATCTCTTCCAGGAACTGGTGGGGGAAGGAACCCTCATGACCAGCTGGTTGTCAAAATATTGTTCATTCTCCCATTTTGCTTGCTGTTATTTGGTTATTACCAATCATGTTTTCAG ACAAACAAGGAGTTGATAAGTATAAGATCACTATGTGCATTTGCTAGAAGAGCTCGCCACAAATACAAGTCTGAAGAGTCACTTCCATCTTATTCAGTG TTATCAAATGGACATTCGAAGCTACCTTCTTATTTTGGGGCAATTGCGGTGCTAGTCTGCTTCATGTCTGCTGGTTTCTCTCTTGCATTTGCTTTCATTATCATTCCACGGCAGGTTATGCCATGGACAGGTTTGCTACTGATGCTTGAGTGGACCTTTGTGGCATTCTTCTTATTGTTTGGGAGTTATCTCCGTTTTGTCTACCGGTGGGGAAGTATCAGTGCAAACCATGTGGGCTTTAGCAATTCTGATGCATCAGAGAATCATATGGGTCCAG GCCATCAGCGAAATATGTCTGACTGCGACATGGATGCAACATTTTACTGGATAGGGATGGCAACTATAGCTACTATTACTGTATTGTTACCAACTATCTTGGGCATAACTGCATTGTTCACAAA GCTAGGATTAATGGTCGCTGGTGGTATTGTGCTGGCATCTTTTATGACATACGCAGCGGAGCATCTTGCAATCTCAGCCTTCAACAAGGGTCAGAAAGACAGAAATGCGTCAAGAACTCGAAGCTTTTGTTTTTAA
- the LOC136490952 gene encoding inositol phosphorylceramide glucuronosyltransferase 1-like isoform X1 yields MRSPALLAAALVAAALLAAGAGVGIAAAATEEAYVTLLYGDEFVLGVRVLGKSLRDTGTRRDMVVLVSDGVSEYSRKLLQADGWIVNRITLLANPNQVRPKRFWGVYTKLKIFNMTSYKKVVYLDADTIVVKSIEDLFKCGKFCGNLKHSERMNSGVMVVEPSATLFNDMINKVGQLPSYTGGDQGFLNSYYSDFANSRVYEPDSPLTPEPETQRLSTLYNADVGLYMLANKWMVDEKELRIIHYTLGPLKPWDWFTVWLVKPVETWQDIRQKLEESLPGTGGGRNPHDQLVVKILFILPFCLLLFGYYQSCFQTNKELISIRSLCAFARRARHKYKSEESLPSYSVVGSSPVFGISNQRLSNGHSKLPSYFGAIAVLVCFMSAGFSLAFAFIIIPRQVMPWTGLLLMLEWTFVAFFLLFGSYLRFVYRWGSISANHVGFSNSDASENHMGPGHQRNMSDCDMDATFYWIGMATIATITVLLPTILGITALFTKLGLMVAGGIVLASFMTYAAEHLAISAFNKGQKDRNASRTRSFCF; encoded by the exons ATGCGGTCGCCGGCCCTCCTGGCCGCCGCCCTCGTCGCGGCGGCGCTCCTCGCTGCCGGTGCCGGGGTCGGGATCGCGGCGGCCGCGACGGAGGAGGCCTACGTCACGCTGCTGTACGGCGACGAGTTCGTGCTCGGCGTGCGCGTCCTGGGGAAGTCCCTCCGCGACACCGGCACGCGGCGCGACATGGTCGTGCTCGTCTCCGACGGCGTCTCCGAGTACTCGCGGAAGCTCCTCCAG GCAGATGGTTGGATTGTGAATCGTATAACATTACTGGCTAATCCTAATCAAGTTAGGCCAAAGAGGTTTTGGGGTGTCTACACCAAGCTAAAGATATTTAACATGACAAGCTACAAAAAAG TTGTTTACCTTGATGCAGATACTATAGTTGTGAAAAGTATCGAGGATCTTTTCAAGTGTGGCAAGTTTTGTGGAAACCTGAAGCATTCTGAAAGAATGAATTCCGGTGTGATGGTTGTTGAACCTTCTGCAACTCTTTTCAATGATATGATCAACAAAGTGGGTCAATTGCCTTCTTACACTGGAG GGGACCAAGGTTTTCTAAATTCATATTATTCTGATTTTGCCAACTCCCGTGTCTATGAGCCAGACTCGCCTTTAACTCCTGAACCGGAGACACAACGCCTTTCTACCTTGTATAATGCTGATGTTGGTCTTTACATGCTAGCAAACAAG TGGATGGTTGATGAAAAGGAATTAAGAATCATCCATTACACGCTGGGTCCCCTAAAACCCTGGGACTGGTTCACAGTGTGGCTTGTAAAACCTGTTGAAACATGGCAG GATATTAGGCAAAAACTTGAAGAATCTCTTCCAGGAACTGGTGGGGGAAGGAACCCTCATGACCAGCTGGTTGTCAAAATATTGTTCATTCTCCCATTTTGCTTGCTGTTATTTGGTTATTACCAATCATGTTTTCAG ACAAACAAGGAGTTGATAAGTATAAGATCACTATGTGCATTTGCTAGAAGAGCTCGCCACAAATACAAGTCTGAAGAGTCACTTCCATCTTATTCAGTGGTGGGTTCGTCGCCCGTATTTGGTATTTCAAACCAAAGG TTATCAAATGGACATTCGAAGCTACCTTCTTATTTTGGGGCAATTGCGGTGCTAGTCTGCTTCATGTCTGCTGGTTTCTCTCTTGCATTTGCTTTCATTATCATTCCACGGCAGGTTATGCCATGGACAGGTTTGCTACTGATGCTTGAGTGGACCTTTGTGGCATTCTTCTTATTGTTTGGGAGTTATCTCCGTTTTGTCTACCGGTGGGGAAGTATCAGTGCAAACCATGTGGGCTTTAGCAATTCTGATGCATCAGAGAATCATATGGGTCCAG GCCATCAGCGAAATATGTCTGACTGCGACATGGATGCAACATTTTACTGGATAGGGATGGCAACTATAGCTACTATTACTGTATTGTTACCAACTATCTTGGGCATAACTGCATTGTTCACAAA GCTAGGATTAATGGTCGCTGGTGGTATTGTGCTGGCATCTTTTATGACATACGCAGCGGAGCATCTTGCAATCTCAGCCTTCAACAAGGGTCAGAAAGACAGAAATGCGTCAAGAACTCGAAGCTTTTGTTTTTAA
- the LOC136490953 gene encoding phosphoenolpyruvate carboxylase kinase 2-like: MKRTDRENRSMSEQLKRDYEIGEEIGRGRFGVVHRCVSCATGEPFAVKSVDRSLLADDLDRALAELEPKLARLAGGEGDENPGVVQVRDVYEDDAWTHTVMDLCTGPDLLDWVRLGRGAPVPEPDAARVVAQLAEALAGCHRRGVVHRDVKPDNVLLDLDPAGEAPPRVRLADFGSAAWLGGAGAGEGGARGRRGAEGLVGTPHYVAPEVVAGGEYGEKVDVWSAGVVMYALLSGGALPFGGETPADVFAAVLRGSLRFPPALFAGVSPAAKDLMRRMMCRDVSRRFSAEQVLRHPWIQSGGGVREEVVRPT; encoded by the exons ATGAAACGAACGGACCGCGAAAACAGATCTATGAGTGAGCAACTGAAGCGCGACTACGAGATCGGCGAGGAGATCGGCCGCGGGCGGTTCGGCGTGGTCCACCGCTGCGTCTCCTGCGCCACGGGCGAGCCCTTCGCCGTCAAGTCCGTGGACCGCTCCCTCCTCGCCGACGACCTGGACCGCGCGCTGGCCGAGCTGGAGCCCAAGCTGGCGCGGCTGGCGGGCGGCGAGGGCGACGAGAACCCGGGCGTCGTGCAGGTGCGCGACGTGTACGAGGACGACGCCTGGACGCACACCGTCATGGACCTCTGCACGGGGCCCGACCTGCTGGACTGGGTCCGGCTCGGGCGCGGCGCCCCTGTGCCGGAGCCCGACGCCGCGCGCGTCGTGGCGCAGCTCGCCGAGGCGCTTGCGGGCTGCCACCGCCGCGGCGTCGTCCACCGCGACGTCAAGCCCGACAACGTGCTCCTGGACCTGGACCCGGCCGGCGAGGCGCCCCCGCGGGTGCGGCTCGCGGACTTCGGCTCCGCCGCGTGgctcggcggcgccggcgccggcgagggcGGCGCGCGGGGCCGCCGCGGCGCCGAGGGGCTCGTGGGCACCCCGCACTACGTGGCGCCCgaggtggtggccggcggcgagtACGGGGAGAAGGTGGACGTGTGGAGCGCCGGGGTGGTGATGTACGCGCTGCTCTCGGGCGGCGCGCTGCCCTTCGGCGGCGAGACGCCCGCGGACGTGTTCGCGGCCGTGCTGCGGGGCAGCCTCAGGTTTCCGCCCGCGCTGTTCGCCGGGGTCTCGCCGGCGGCCAAGGACCTGATGCGGCGGATGATGTGCCGCGACGTCTCGAGACGGTTCTCCGCCGAGCAAGTCCTCA GGCACCCGTGGATCCAGAGCGGAGGGGGAGTCCGAGAGGAGGTGGTGCGGCCAACCTGA